The genomic interval CGGCGATATTTCCTGGAGCCGCGACAGCGGTCTTTTCACAGACAGGCCGCAGCCGGGTCGCGATATCGGCTATATTTTCCAGGATACCGGTGCGACGCTGAACCCGGTTCTCACCATCGGTGAACAGGTGGCGGAAGGCGCTGTCCGGCATCTTGGCCTTTCATGGAAGCAGGCACGAGATCTTGCCCGCGATCTTCTGGAACGGGTGCGGTTGCCGCATCCCACCCATCTCCTCGGCGCCTATCCGCACCAGCTTTCCGGCGGGCAAAGACAGCGTGTGGCGATTGCAGCCGCCATTGCCGCGCACCCCGCAATCCTGATCGCCGACGAGGCGACAAGCGCGCTGGACACGGTAAGCCAGGCCGCGATTGCCGCACTGCTGGATGGGCTGGTGCGTGAAGAAGAAAGAACGCTGGTCTTCATCACCCATGATATTGGTCTTGCTTCCGGCCTTGCCGACGAGATCGCCGTTCTGCATGCCGGACGGCTGGTGGAGCACGGCACCACCAGGCGGGTGTTATCCGCGCCTGCGCACGACTATACGCGCGCACTGCTCTCCGACTATCTCGACCTTTCGACACCGCCTCTGATCAATGAGGCAGCATCATGAATGAAGCCCTTCTGAGCGTAGAGAACCTCTCGAAAACCTACCGGACCGGCGCACGTACGGTGGAAGCACTGTCCGATATATCCTTTTCGCTTCAGCCCGGCGAGACGCTTGGGCTTGCCGGCCCCTCCGGCTGCGGAAAATCCACACTGGCACGCATCCTGATGCGGCTGATCCCGGCCGACGAAGGCACGGTCCGTTTTGAAACTCGCGACTGGCTGGCGCTTGATGGCGGCGAACTGCGCGCGGCGCGGCGGCATATGCAGATGGTGTTTCAGGATACGCATGGCGCGTTCAACCCGCGCGCCAGCGTCGAGGATGCCATAGGCGAACCGCTGCGTATTCATCGCATCGTCGAACGACGCGAACGCCCGGCGGAAATCCGCCGCCTTCTCGAGCGAGTCGGGCTGCCCGCCAGCTATGCCGGCCGCTCGGTGTTCGAGCTTTCCGGCGGCCAGCGGCAGCGCGTCGCAATTGCCAGAGCCATCGCACTCAGACCACCCCTTCTCATTCTGGACGAGGCCGTTTCAGCGCTCGATGTCTCCGTACGCAGGCAAATTCTCGAACTGCTGGTCGAAATACAGCGAGAGACGGCCGTCGCCTGTATTTTCGTTTCCCACGACCTCGCGGTCATCCGCGCCGTCTGCCACCGCGTCGCCATCATGGAGGCGGGTCGGATCGTCGAGATCGGCAGGACAGCAAACATCGTTTCCACGCCGCAATCCTCGACCGCCAGAACCCTGATCGAGGCTGCGCCGCGCCTGACCATCACCACGCAAGGATAAGACATGCCCGCCCCGGATTACGCATTGCTGCTCGACCCGCCCGCCTTTCCAGCAGACCGTTACGCCGCTCTCGCCGACCGGCTGGCGGCGCTGATGGGCACGAATAACGATGTGCTTCTGGTACAGGCGGAAGCAGTGCTTGCGCTTGAAGCCGCGGCCACCAGCCTCGCGCGGCCTGGTCTGAGAACGCTCAATATCGTCACTAGTCCCTATGGCGCGTGGTTTGGGGGCTGGCTGGAGCGTGGCGGCGCAACGGTTCGCAACCTGACCACCGCTCCGGCAAAGCCGATATCACTTCACGAGGTCGAGAGAGCGCTGGACGAAGGGCCAGGTTTTGATCTTCTCGCTATCGTGCACGCGGAATCCGCAAGCGGCATTCTCAACCCCCTGCCCGCCATTGCCGCGCTCGCCAAAGACAGAGACGTCGTCACGGTCGTCGATGCCGTCGCTTCCATCGGCGGCCATGCCTTCGAGGTTGACCAGCTCGGCATAGATATTGCGGTCATCGGCCCGCAAAAGGCGCTGGCAGGCCCGGCGGGCTTATCCGCCATCTCCGTCAGCGAAAGTGCCTGGAAACTTCTTTCACATGGCAATGCACCTGAGAACTCCATGCTTTCACTTCTCGACCAGAAGAAACTCTGGCTCGATACCGGCCGCGGCGCGCTCCCGGGAACACCTGCGCCGCTGGAATTCTATGCGCTGGAGGCGGCGCTCGACCGGATAGAGGCAGAGGGTCTGGCATCCGCCAATGAACGCCACGAACGAGCGGCGACAGCTACTCGTAACGGCATCAGGGCCCTTGGCATGTCGACGTGGGTGGAGGAGACTGACGCGTCTGCTCTGGTTTCGACAGCGATCTTGCCGGACACGGTGGATGCCGGCGCATTTCTGGCG from Agrobacterium tumefaciens carries:
- a CDS encoding ATP-binding cassette domain-containing protein, which translates into the protein MSGNALCRIDDLSVRYAAGDGPALQDISLTIRQGQRLAIIGESGSGKSTLAKAIAGLLPESARVSGDISWSRDSGLFTDRPQPGRDIGYIFQDTGATLNPVLTIGEQVAEGAVRHLGLSWKQARDLARDLLERVRLPHPTHLLGAYPHQLSGGQRQRVAIAAAIAAHPAILIADEATSALDTVSQAAIAALLDGLVREEERTLVFITHDIGLASGLADEIAVLHAGRLVEHGTTRRVLSAPAHDYTRALLSDYLDLSTPPLINEAAS
- a CDS encoding ABC transporter ATP-binding protein; its protein translation is MNEALLSVENLSKTYRTGARTVEALSDISFSLQPGETLGLAGPSGCGKSTLARILMRLIPADEGTVRFETRDWLALDGGELRAARRHMQMVFQDTHGAFNPRASVEDAIGEPLRIHRIVERRERPAEIRRLLERVGLPASYAGRSVFELSGGQRQRVAIARAIALRPPLLILDEAVSALDVSVRRQILELLVEIQRETAVACIFVSHDLAVIRAVCHRVAIMEAGRIVEIGRTANIVSTPQSSTARTLIEAAPRLTITTQG
- a CDS encoding pyridoxal-phosphate-dependent aminotransferase family protein; translated protein: MPAPDYALLLDPPAFPADRYAALADRLAALMGTNNDVLLVQAEAVLALEAAATSLARPGLRTLNIVTSPYGAWFGGWLERGGATVRNLTTAPAKPISLHEVERALDEGPGFDLLAIVHAESASGILNPLPAIAALAKDRDVVTVVDAVASIGGHAFEVDQLGIDIAVIGPQKALAGPAGLSAISVSESAWKLLSHGNAPENSMLSLLDQKKLWLDTGRGALPGTPAPLEFYALEAALDRIEAEGLASANERHERAATATRNGIRALGMSTWVEETDASALVSTAILPDTVDAGAFLAAASREQGADVSGGVGPGAERLIRLNHTGRRANQDSVQANITAVSSALRSLGHAADTDSALEAAEKSYSGTSSKGL